The proteins below come from a single uncultured delta proteobacterium genomic window:
- the tolR gene encoding Protein TolR, translating to MGASLGNGKGFVSEINVTPFVDVMLVLLIIFMITAPLMTEGVDVDLPQTKSAATLPTDKDHIILTIRKNGTVYVDTYAVTDLEHLEAQIRAVATDQKRQVFLQADKDVPYGTVVAVIGHIRSAGIDKLGMVAEQPQTGAAGTAPPSGATPPAKTPAPSPRS from the coding sequence GTGGGCGCGTCATTAGGCAACGGCAAGGGGTTCGTCTCCGAGATCAACGTCACGCCTTTTGTGGACGTCATGCTCGTGCTGCTGATCATTTTCATGATTACGGCTCCGCTCATGACCGAGGGCGTCGACGTGGACCTGCCGCAGACGAAAAGCGCGGCCACCCTGCCCACGGACAAGGACCACATCATCCTGACGATCCGCAAGAACGGCACGGTCTATGTGGACACTTACGCCGTGACCGATCTGGAACATCTGGAGGCCCAGATCAGGGCCGTGGCCACGGACCAGAAACGGCAGGTATTTTTGCAGGCGGACAAGGACGTGCCGTACGGCACCGTTGTCGCGGTTATCGGGCATATCCGGTCCGCGGGCATAGACAAGCTCGGCATGGTGGCGGAGCAGCCCCAAACCGGCGCAGCCGGCACGGCTCCCCCGTCCGGCGCGACGCCTCCCGCCAAAACCCCGGCACCGTCTCCCAGATCGTAA
- a CDS encoding Protein TolQ, with the protein MDNFDIFAVIASATLVAKFVLLILCIMSVTSWTLIIYKFFSLRSARRKAIEGIERFTDARDLRDAVNYLAGDANSPVFHVAQQGVAEFNRLREAGNSEEVAADNVRRSLRQGVSEAMTKLNASLSFLATTANTAPFIGLFGTVWGIMHSFHQIGMKKTAAIATVAPGISEALIATALGLFVAIPATMGYNMFLSTLTAIEAELVNFAGVFLNRVQRELDVAKKPGNGSGAAPKVQR; encoded by the coding sequence ATGGATAATTTCGACATTTTCGCCGTCATCGCAAGCGCGACGCTGGTTGCCAAGTTCGTGCTGCTGATTCTGTGCATCATGTCCGTGACCAGCTGGACCTTGATCATATACAAGTTTTTCTCGCTCCGGTCCGCGCGGCGCAAGGCCATAGAGGGCATTGAGCGCTTCACCGACGCCCGCGACCTGCGGGACGCCGTGAACTACCTGGCCGGGGATGCGAACTCCCCGGTGTTCCATGTGGCCCAGCAGGGGGTTGCGGAATTCAACCGCCTGCGGGAAGCCGGGAACTCCGAAGAGGTCGCTGCGGACAACGTGCGCCGCTCCCTGCGCCAGGGGGTGAGCGAGGCCATGACCAAGCTTAACGCCTCCCTGTCCTTTCTGGCGACAACTGCCAACACCGCGCCGTTCATCGGCCTGTTCGGCACGGTCTGGGGCATCATGCACTCCTTCCACCAGATCGGCATGAAAAAGACGGCGGCCATCGCAACCGTCGCGCCGGGCATTTCCGAGGCGCTCATCGCGACGGCTTTGGGGCTGTTCGTGGCTATCCCGGCGACCATGGGCTACAATATGTTTTTGAGCACCCTGACCGCCATTGAGGCGGAATTGGTAAACTTCGCCGGGGTGTTCCTGAACCGCGTGCAGCGCGAACTCGACGTCGCCAAAAAACCGGGCAACGGCAGCGGCGCCGCGCCCAAGGTGCAGAGGTAG
- a CDS encoding Outer membrane efflux protein: MAFRYGRNITVLAAAALAAVFLCVAPASGLAAGTGSFDLKSAVFRALDENFTISAAKETAMAAESGRLAARGAFGPSLGSTYDYQRRQHRYAAGSSNERDKDLFTWSVWLRQNVFAGFATLNTYQKAALQKENAESGVAKARLELIGTVQENFLRLLQARENTRSARDSLERLRSQLKVTNAFYEVGLKPRLDVLQAEVDVATAEDFLLQAINAYETQQSRLNTLLILPVEADTAYTGSLDFIPFTRNFEACLKTAFARRPDLIMAEKAVAIADKDVGIAQSEFYPKINAEGGWSTQGDRFAASGSDNLPNNYAGWSAGISADWTAFSGGTTYYGVRQAKQTKNRFAAEAMDLRQQISHDVKSGLLKISETAKRIKVAQKGLEQAKEAYRMADALYQTQVGIFIDVLDAQAKLTQAEATLTGAQADYLIAVSQLHVAMGEENPALLPIQ, from the coding sequence ATGGCTTTCAGATACGGACGGAATATAACAGTTTTAGCGGCAGCGGCCCTTGCGGCCGTGTTTCTGTGTGTTGCCCCCGCTTCCGGGCTGGCCGCCGGGACAGGGTCCTTTGACCTGAAGTCCGCCGTGTTCCGGGCTCTGGACGAGAATTTCACCATCAGCGCCGCCAAAGAAACCGCCATGGCCGCGGAATCCGGACGACTGGCGGCGCGCGGTGCCTTCGGCCCGTCTCTGGGTTCGACCTACGACTACCAGCGCCGCCAGCACCGCTACGCCGCCGGTTCAAGCAACGAACGGGACAAGGATCTTTTTACCTGGAGCGTCTGGCTGCGGCAAAACGTGTTCGCGGGCTTCGCCACCCTGAATACGTACCAAAAGGCCGCGCTGCAGAAGGAAAATGCCGAGTCCGGCGTTGCAAAAGCGCGGCTGGAGCTTATCGGCACGGTGCAGGAAAACTTTCTCCGCCTGCTGCAAGCCAGGGAAAACACGCGCAGCGCCCGCGACTCCCTGGAACGGTTGCGCTCCCAGCTCAAAGTGACCAACGCCTTTTACGAGGTGGGACTGAAACCCCGCCTGGACGTCCTGCAGGCCGAGGTGGATGTCGCCACCGCCGAGGACTTTCTTCTCCAGGCCATCAACGCGTATGAAACGCAGCAGTCGCGCCTGAACACGCTCCTCATCCTGCCGGTGGAAGCGGATACCGCCTACACGGGCAGCCTTGACTTCATCCCCTTTACCCGTAACTTCGAGGCCTGCCTGAAAACCGCCTTTGCCAGACGGCCGGACCTCATCATGGCCGAAAAGGCCGTCGCCATCGCGGACAAGGATGTGGGCATAGCCCAGAGCGAATTCTACCCGAAAATCAATGCCGAAGGCGGCTGGTCCACGCAGGGCGACCGCTTTGCCGCCTCGGGCAGCGACAACCTGCCCAACAATTACGCCGGGTGGTCCGCCGGGATTTCCGCCGACTGGACCGCGTTTTCCGGCGGCACGACCTACTACGGCGTGCGCCAGGCGAAGCAGACGAAAAACCGCTTCGCCGCCGAGGCCATGGACCTCAGGCAACAGATTTCCCATGACGTGAAGTCCGGGCTTTTGAAAATCTCGGAAACCGCGAAGCGGATAAAAGTCGCCCAAAAAGGCCTTGAGCAGGCCAAGGAAGCCTACAGAATGGCCGACGCCCTGTACCAGACCCAGGTCGGCATCTTTATCGACGTGCTGGACGCCCAGGCCAAACTGACCCAGGCGGAAGCCACCCTCACGGGCGCCCAGGCGGATTACCTCATTGCGGTCTCCCAGCTGCACGTTGCCATGGGCGAGGAAAACCCCGCTCTTCTGCCCATCCAGTAG
- the dfx gene encoding Desulfoferrodoxin encodes MSKQFEVYKCSQCGNLLEVLYAGAASPDCCGGHMKLMKEGETDGALEKHVPVIEKTATGFKVKVGAAAHPMTAEHWIQWIEIIADGRSYHKFLNPGDAPEAEFCIQADKVIAREYCNLHGHWKAEA; translated from the coding sequence ATGTCCAAGCAGTTTGAAGTCTATAAATGTTCTCAATGCGGCAATCTTCTTGAAGTCCTCTACGCCGGCGCTGCCAGCCCCGATTGTTGCGGCGGCCACATGAAGTTGATGAAAGAGGGCGAAACCGACGGCGCCCTTGAAAAACACGTCCCGGTCATTGAAAAAACCGCTACCGGCTTCAAAGTCAAAGTCGGCGCCGCGGCACACCCCATGACGGCCGAACACTGGATTCAGTGGATCGAGATTATCGCGGACGGCCGCTCCTACCACAAGTTCCTCAACCCCGGCGACGCCCCGGAAGCGGAATTCTGCATCCAGGCCGACAAGGTCATTGCCAGGGAATACTGTAACCTGCACGGCCACTGGAAGGCCGAAGCCTAA
- the tauX gene encoding Taurine dehydrogenase small codes for MREQDLLVLLDTFMRAFNDHDADALMRCMTDDCVFFTAAGNGPEGNALRGQAAVKAGFEAIWKKCPDARWSNGRHAVSGNRGFSEWRYTGTAADGSGSVAVNGVDIFTFKDGKIQVKDSYRKQAAA; via the coding sequence ATGCGTGAGCAGGACCTGTTGGTATTACTGGATACATTCATGCGCGCGTTTAACGATCATGATGCGGACGCGCTCATGCGCTGCATGACGGATGACTGCGTGTTCTTCACCGCCGCCGGAAACGGGCCGGAGGGGAACGCCTTGCGGGGACAGGCCGCCGTAAAAGCCGGGTTCGAAGCCATCTGGAAAAAATGCCCGGACGCCCGGTGGAGCAACGGCAGGCATGCTGTTTCCGGCAACAGGGGCTTTTCGGAATGGCGCTATACCGGCACCGCCGCGGACGGTTCCGGCAGCGTCGCGGTGAACGGCGTGGATATTTTCACCTTCAAAGACGGCAAGATCCAGGTAAAAGATTCGTACAGAAAGCAGGCCGCCGCATAG
- a CDS encoding conserved hypothetical protein (Evidence 4 : Homologs of previously reported genes of unknown function), with the protein MQSDLIKVVHTVVLENDMPAKALADEIGKPYSTLLREINPYDRGAKLGAETLLEIMQQTRDVSPLKYMAEVLGYEMVPKQYGSGETGQKRYA; encoded by the coding sequence ATGCAATCTGATCTGATTAAGGTGGTTCACACGGTGGTATTGGAAAACGACATGCCCGCCAAAGCATTGGCCGATGAGATCGGCAAACCCTACTCGACGCTTCTGAGGGAGATCAACCCGTATGACAGAGGGGCGAAATTGGGGGCGGAAACGCTGCTGGAGATCATGCAGCAAACCCGGGACGTCAGCCCCTTGAAGTACATGGCCGAAGTTCTGGGCTATGAAATGGTACCCAAACAGTATGGTTCCGGGGAAACCGGGCAGAAACGGTACGCTTAA
- the uvrC gene encoding UvrABC system protein C, which translates to MQKPDPRSISTAPGVYLFGNEKGVTIYVGKAKNLRKRVLSYFRNNVASKTAAMLAHACSLKTLVTATEKEALLLEASLIKKHRPRYNIVLRDDKDHILFRIDTAADFPRLEIVRRVRPGRGMAGKVLFGPFSSTGAARETWRAIHKVFPLRRCPDRSFGNRTRPCLYHHMGQCLGPCVLDVDKEQYAAAVRQVILLLRGKSGELLELLEKEMLAAAESLDFEHAAVLRDRIRAVKQTVERQAVVLDVSRDMDVMGVAALDGGLALCILFVRGGVLLDKKTYFWPDLVLDDAPELLESFLVQFYQTGLPVPPRIVASWFGAAGAMADTAPDAGPGAGEDAREGAPGGGIGDAGGAGGSGNTEALAAALGDLRGGPVHLLPPRGRDEEALVAMAAANAGEMRRQPDALPMAGLLETALHAARPVERIEAVDVSHTGGSETRVGMVVFAGERPEKDAYRAYAVDAGGDDYAALYQWAKRRAAAGEPWPDLVLVDGGKGQLAAVVRGFAEAGITDAFAVAGIAKARTEDGRADRRAGNDADRIFLPARSNPLPIAPGSPELFFLQHVRDTVHDFAIGRHRKARANRAMAGELLRIPGVGPKIAKILWQHFGSLTAMAETDAATLAAIPGIGPRLAEKLVNSLQSRVKTS; encoded by the coding sequence ATGCAAAAACCTGATCCGAGAAGCATTTCCACCGCGCCCGGCGTCTACCTTTTCGGCAATGAGAAGGGCGTGACCATTTACGTTGGCAAAGCGAAGAATTTGCGGAAACGCGTGTTGTCCTATTTCCGGAACAATGTCGCGTCGAAGACGGCGGCCATGCTGGCGCACGCCTGCTCGCTGAAAACCCTTGTCACGGCGACGGAGAAGGAAGCCCTGCTCCTGGAAGCCAGCCTTATCAAAAAGCACAGGCCCCGGTATAATATCGTCCTGCGGGACGACAAGGACCACATCCTGTTCCGCATCGACACGGCGGCGGATTTCCCGCGGTTGGAGATCGTCCGCCGTGTCCGGCCCGGGCGGGGCATGGCGGGCAAGGTTCTGTTCGGCCCGTTTTCCTCAACAGGGGCCGCGCGGGAGACCTGGCGGGCGATCCACAAGGTTTTTCCCCTGCGCCGGTGCCCGGACAGGTCCTTCGGCAACAGGACGCGGCCCTGCCTGTACCACCATATGGGACAATGCCTCGGCCCCTGCGTACTGGACGTGGACAAGGAGCAGTACGCCGCCGCCGTGCGCCAGGTCATTTTGCTTCTGCGGGGCAAGTCCGGGGAGCTCCTGGAGTTGCTGGAGAAAGAAATGCTCGCCGCCGCCGAATCTCTGGATTTCGAGCACGCGGCGGTTTTGCGCGACCGCATCCGGGCGGTGAAGCAGACCGTGGAACGCCAGGCGGTGGTGCTCGACGTCTCGCGGGATATGGATGTTATGGGCGTTGCGGCCCTGGACGGCGGGCTCGCGCTGTGCATCCTGTTCGTGCGCGGGGGCGTGTTGCTCGACAAGAAGACGTATTTCTGGCCTGACCTCGTCCTTGACGATGCGCCGGAGCTGCTGGAGAGTTTTCTGGTTCAGTTTTACCAGACGGGGCTCCCTGTTCCGCCGAGGATCGTGGCCTCCTGGTTCGGCGCGGCGGGCGCCATGGCGGACACCGCGCCGGATGCCGGGCCGGGCGCCGGAGAGGACGCCCGGGAGGGCGCCCCCGGCGGCGGCATCGGCGACGCCGGGGGCGCGGGCGGTTCCGGCAATACGGAAGCGCTTGCCGCCGCTCTGGGGGATTTGCGGGGAGGCCCCGTGCATCTTTTGCCGCCGCGCGGCAGGGACGAGGAGGCTCTGGTGGCCATGGCGGCGGCCAACGCCGGGGAGATGCGCCGGCAACCGGATGCGCTTCCCATGGCGGGCCTGCTTGAAACGGCGCTGCATGCCGCACGGCCCGTCGAACGCATTGAGGCTGTGGACGTTTCCCACACCGGGGGGAGCGAGACGCGGGTCGGTATGGTCGTCTTCGCGGGCGAGCGGCCCGAGAAAGACGCATACCGCGCGTATGCCGTGGACGCGGGCGGCGACGATTATGCCGCGCTGTACCAATGGGCCAAGCGCCGGGCAGCGGCCGGGGAACCCTGGCCCGACCTTGTTCTGGTGGACGGCGGCAAGGGACAGCTTGCGGCGGTTGTGCGCGGGTTTGCCGAGGCCGGGATTACGGATGCGTTCGCGGTGGCGGGCATCGCCAAGGCCAGAACCGAGGACGGCCGGGCCGACCGCCGGGCGGGGAACGACGCGGACAGGATTTTTCTGCCCGCCAGATCCAACCCCCTGCCCATCGCGCCGGGCTCGCCCGAACTTTTCTTTCTACAACATGTTCGCGATACGGTCCATGATTTCGCCATAGGCCGCCACCGCAAGGCCAGAGCCAACCGGGCCATGGCGGGCGAACTTTTGCGCATCCCGGGCGTCGGACCGAAAATAGCGAAGATTTTATGGCAACACTTCGGATCGCTTACTGCCATGGCCGAAACCGACGCGGCAACGCTTGCCGCGATCCCCGGTATTGGCCCCCGTTTGGCGGAAAAGCTTGTCAACAGTCTACAGTCCAGGGTTAAAACATCCTAA
- a CDS encoding conserved exported hypothetical protein (Evidence 4 : Homologs of previously reported genes of unknown function), with translation MKRLVALVFAAAFVLGSLAPAQAIEVKPSMTWELGMGWADNTRFLDAKQGAHDDAFGVMQRIRPQFKFIASDTLEAVLEFESYLMWGSNEELDGGGAINADQATFWIRRAYLDWSPAGDFQLRMGVQGLALPSATFGSPILDTDVAGIVASYKFSDNLALTAFWLRPFDRDYYGEDQQDGKNSLDDMDMFGLSLPLTYEAFSLNPWAMYAKNGNASEYWNSRYDADDQYFKGSSDMWWAGAAFELNLLDPFILKIDAMYGSSTSSKDAPEYKGWLVAGLFEYKTESMWGNPGLLGWYASGDDGDDYKDNGGNGSFGRMPVVSTDRAGFAPMSYGFAGSAGCMQDSLLSNSGVGTWGLGLQLDGMSFVDKLSHTIRVAYIRGTNDKDMIRNNPDVDRDGSRLDLPGYYGAMGDAVYLTRKDHALEFDFLTKYEVNENLTLFLEANYIRLDLDSGVWGKMADTTDAWKTQLLFEYSF, from the coding sequence ATGAAACGTCTGGTTGCACTCGTGTTCGCCGCCGCCTTTGTCCTTGGCTCCCTGGCTCCGGCGCAGGCCATTGAGGTCAAGCCGTCGATGACATGGGAACTCGGCATGGGCTGGGCCGACAATACGCGGTTCCTCGACGCCAAACAAGGCGCGCATGACGACGCTTTCGGCGTCATGCAGCGGATCCGCCCCCAATTCAAGTTCATCGCCTCCGACACCCTGGAAGCGGTCCTGGAATTTGAATCATACCTGATGTGGGGCAGCAACGAGGAGTTGGACGGCGGCGGCGCCATTAACGCCGACCAGGCCACGTTCTGGATCCGCCGGGCCTACCTCGACTGGTCCCCGGCAGGGGATTTCCAACTCCGCATGGGCGTGCAGGGCCTGGCCCTGCCGAGCGCCACCTTCGGCAGCCCCATCCTCGATACCGACGTCGCCGGCATCGTCGCCAGCTACAAGTTCTCGGACAATCTGGCTCTGACCGCCTTCTGGCTGCGGCCCTTTGACCGCGACTACTACGGCGAGGACCAGCAGGACGGCAAAAACAGCCTGGACGACATGGATATGTTCGGCCTGTCGCTGCCCCTCACCTACGAAGCGTTCTCCCTCAACCCCTGGGCCATGTATGCCAAAAACGGCAACGCCTCCGAATACTGGAACTCCCGCTACGATGCCGACGACCAGTACTTCAAAGGCTCGAGCGACATGTGGTGGGCAGGCGCCGCGTTTGAACTGAACCTGCTCGACCCCTTCATCCTCAAGATTGACGCCATGTACGGCAGCAGCACCAGCAGCAAGGACGCCCCCGAGTACAAGGGCTGGCTCGTCGCGGGCCTCTTCGAATACAAGACCGAATCCATGTGGGGCAACCCCGGCCTGCTCGGCTGGTACGCTTCCGGCGACGACGGTGACGACTATAAAGACAACGGCGGCAACGGAAGCTTCGGCCGCATGCCCGTGGTCAGCACGGACCGCGCGGGCTTCGCACCTATGTCCTATGGGTTTGCCGGTTCCGCCGGCTGCATGCAGGACAGCCTGCTCTCCAACTCCGGGGTGGGCACCTGGGGCCTCGGCCTCCAGCTTGACGGCATGAGCTTTGTGGACAAACTGAGCCACACCATCCGCGTCGCCTATATCCGGGGCACCAACGACAAGGATATGATCCGGAACAACCCCGACGTCGACCGGGACGGCTCCCGCCTGGACCTGCCGGGCTACTACGGCGCCATGGGCGACGCCGTCTACCTGACCCGAAAGGACCACGCTCTTGAGTTCGACTTCCTCACCAAATACGAAGTGAACGAAAACCTCACCCTTTTCCTTGAAGCCAACTACATCAGGCTCGACCTGGACTCCGGCGTCTGGGGCAAAATGGCAGACACCACGGATGCCTGGAAAACCCAGTTGCTCTTCGAATACTCCTTCTGA
- a CDS encoding EAL domain protein, whose product MLERLKELMQEELLHKKHAKEPVQQEDSLQSIVARQPIFDKKGSIWGYELLYRRPQHLDAADFSSGAVATANVIINGFETVRPSLKKTQKVLINFTSDLIETQVITLLPAETCVVEILEDVQPTPEVLKAVVAIKKAGYTIAVDDYIGQDNLQPFLPLADIIKMDVLGLSPKEVAHQMLQIRGSKCKAELLAEKVEDEKSAAVCRELGFSLFQGYFFSKPEIMRGRKVSTSQAVRMHILALCVGDYVDIRAISDAVLHDPVITARLLRFVNSAHFGLRGPIRTVHHALTLVGPITFMQWLCVNVLATLENSLISHELAFLASQRAKFMECLGKDLVARKALPPGVSVSSLFLTGLFSLLESVMNMPLAEILDGVPLDPDVATALTGGESPYSPWLKLMNLYERGQWEESITLAKQLNLTERALSSAYTSALEWSAIFFHET is encoded by the coding sequence ATGCTTGAACGGTTGAAGGAATTAATGCAGGAAGAACTCCTGCATAAAAAACACGCCAAAGAGCCCGTGCAGCAGGAAGACTCGCTGCAGTCTATCGTCGCGCGGCAGCCCATCTTTGACAAAAAAGGCTCCATCTGGGGATACGAACTGTTATACCGCAGGCCGCAACATCTGGATGCGGCGGACTTTTCCAGCGGCGCCGTGGCAACGGCCAACGTCATCATTAACGGGTTCGAGACGGTCCGCCCGAGTCTGAAAAAAACGCAGAAAGTTCTGATAAACTTCACCAGCGACCTGATAGAAACCCAGGTCATCACGCTTTTGCCGGCCGAAACCTGCGTCGTGGAAATACTTGAGGACGTGCAGCCCACGCCCGAGGTGCTGAAAGCCGTCGTCGCCATCAAAAAAGCCGGGTATACCATCGCGGTCGACGATTACATCGGCCAGGACAACCTGCAACCCTTCCTCCCGCTGGCGGACATCATCAAAATGGATGTCCTGGGCCTCAGCCCGAAAGAAGTGGCGCACCAGATGCTGCAAATACGCGGCAGCAAATGTAAAGCGGAGCTTCTCGCCGAGAAGGTGGAAGACGAAAAAAGCGCCGCCGTTTGCCGCGAACTCGGGTTCTCCCTGTTCCAGGGGTACTTTTTCAGCAAGCCCGAAATCATGCGGGGAAGAAAGGTCTCCACCTCCCAGGCCGTGCGCATGCACATCCTCGCCCTGTGCGTCGGCGATTACGTGGATATCCGGGCTATCAGCGACGCGGTGCTGCACGACCCGGTCATCACGGCCCGGCTCCTGCGGTTCGTCAACTCCGCCCATTTCGGGTTGCGCGGACCCATCCGGACGGTGCACCACGCGTTGACCCTCGTGGGGCCCATAACCTTCATGCAGTGGCTGTGCGTCAACGTCCTGGCCACCCTGGAAAATTCTCTTATCTCGCACGAGTTGGCGTTCCTGGCCTCCCAGCGGGCCAAATTCATGGAATGCCTGGGCAAGGACCTCGTCGCCCGCAAAGCCCTTCCGCCGGGTGTTTCCGTCTCCTCCCTCTTCCTGACGGGCCTGTTCTCGCTGCTTGAAAGCGTCATGAACATGCCGCTGGCCGAAATTCTGGACGGCGTCCCCCTTGACCCGGATGTGGCCACCGCCCTGACCGGCGGCGAAAGCCCATACAGCCCCTGGCTTAAGCTGATGAACCTTTATGAGCGGGGCCAGTGGGAAGAAAGCATCACACTGGCAAAGCAGCTGAACCTGACGGAAAGGGCCCTGTCTTCCGCTTACACCAGCGCGCTGGAATGGAGCGCCATATTTTTCCATGAAACATGA
- a CDS encoding putative rRNA maturation factor (Evidence 3 : Function proposed based on presence of conserved amino acid motif, structural feature or limited homology): MSGEIRIFRRAGFAWQCPFSRRELEAVLAAMRRACGLDGVSLELTLVDDSGISRMNADFLGCSGPTNILSFPPGPGTCPGTCPGTCMDGARGGASLVLSLDTLERECLLYGQDAAEHTLRLLAHGMAHVSGLDHGPAMDAAQDAAFAAGLPAAGILPD; this comes from the coding sequence ATGAGCGGGGAGATCCGCATTTTCCGGCGCGCGGGCTTTGCCTGGCAGTGCCCGTTCTCCCGCCGGGAGCTTGAGGCCGTTCTGGCCGCCATGCGCCGCGCCTGCGGGCTGGACGGGGTTTCGCTGGAACTTACCCTGGTGGACGACAGCGGCATCAGCCGGATGAACGCGGATTTTCTCGGCTGCTCCGGCCCCACCAATATCCTTTCCTTCCCGCCCGGCCCCGGCACCTGCCCCGGCACCTGCCCCGGCACCTGCATGGACGGCGCGCGGGGCGGGGCAAGTCTGGTTCTTTCCCTTGATACCCTTGAGCGGGAATGCCTGCTGTACGGCCAGGATGCGGCGGAACACACGTTGCGGCTTCTGGCGCACGGCATGGCGCATGTCAGCGGACTGGATCACGGACCCGCCATGGATGCGGCGCAGGACGCCGCCTTCGCAGCCGGTTTGCCGGCGGCGGGAATTCTTCCGGACTGA